A window of the Vibrio pomeroyi genome harbors these coding sequences:
- the trxA gene encoding thioredoxin TrxA: MSDKILQLTDDGFDNDVINAAGPVLVDFWAEWCGPCKMIAPILDEIADEYEGKLTIGKLNIDQNAGTPPKFGIRGIPTLLLFKDGGVAATKVGALSKTQLKEFLDANL, translated from the coding sequence ATGAGTGATAAGATTTTGCAGCTAACTGATGACGGTTTTGATAACGATGTAATCAATGCTGCAGGCCCGGTTCTTGTTGATTTTTGGGCTGAATGGTGTGGTCCTTGTAAGATGATTGCTCCGATTCTTGATGAAATCGCAGACGAGTACGAAGGCAAGCTCACTATCGGTAAACTTAATATCGACCAAAATGCTGGAACACCACCAAAGTTTGGTATTCGCGGCATTCCAACGCTACTTCTTTTCAAAGATGGCGGCGTAGCAGCGACTAAAGTTGGTGCATTATCTAAAACTCAACTTAAAGAGTTCTTAGACGCTAACCTTTAA
- the rhlB gene encoding ATP-dependent RNA helicase RhlB yields MKKTHITEQKFADLDLLPQVIEGLEKKGFDYCTPIQALALPVLLTGQDIAGQAQTGTGKTLAFLTATFNHLLKTPEHEGRKPNQPRAIIMAPTRELAIQIYNDADSLVASTGIKAALAYGGESYDKQLGKIEEGADILIGTTGRIIDFYKQKVFNLNHIQAVVLDEADRMFDLGFIKDIRFLFRRMPEPKDRLNMLFSATLSYRVQELAFEHMHNPEHVVVEPERKTGHRIKEELFYPSNEHKMALLQTLVEEEWPERAIIFANTKHKCESVWGHLAADGHRVGLLTGDVPQKKREKILEQFTKGDVDLLVATDVAARGLHIPQVTHVFNFDLPDDCEDYVHRIGRTGRAGASGHSISFACEDYAINLPPIEEYIEHAIPVSDYDSSALLEDLPAPLRLRTRNPQQRRSNNNGPRNGNRKPNQNRRPRQPRHNKEA; encoded by the coding sequence ATGAAAAAGACGCATATCACAGAGCAAAAGTTCGCCGACTTGGATTTACTTCCGCAAGTCATTGAAGGATTGGAGAAAAAAGGGTTCGATTATTGTACCCCGATCCAAGCCTTGGCGCTCCCGGTACTGCTCACCGGCCAAGACATTGCAGGCCAGGCCCAAACGGGTACTGGTAAAACGCTTGCGTTTCTTACTGCTACTTTCAACCACCTGCTAAAAACACCTGAGCATGAAGGGCGTAAGCCTAACCAGCCACGTGCGATTATTATGGCACCAACGCGTGAACTCGCGATTCAGATCTACAACGATGCTGATTCTCTAGTTGCGAGCACAGGTATCAAAGCAGCATTAGCTTACGGTGGCGAAAGCTACGACAAGCAGCTAGGTAAAATCGAAGAAGGCGCAGATATCTTAATTGGTACTACTGGCCGTATCATCGACTTCTACAAGCAGAAGGTATTTAACCTTAACCACATTCAAGCTGTTGTTCTTGACGAAGCTGATCGCATGTTCGATCTTGGTTTCATCAAAGACATCCGCTTCTTGTTCCGCCGTATGCCTGAGCCAAAAGATCGCCTGAACATGCTGTTCTCTGCGACGCTTTCTTACCGCGTACAAGAGCTAGCGTTCGAACACATGCACAATCCAGAGCATGTTGTTGTTGAGCCAGAGCGTAAAACAGGTCACCGCATCAAAGAAGAGCTGTTCTACCCTTCAAACGAACACAAAATGGCACTACTGCAGACGCTAGTTGAAGAAGAATGGCCAGAGCGCGCTATCATCTTCGCGAACACTAAGCACAAGTGTGAGTCTGTTTGGGGTCACCTAGCAGCAGATGGTCACCGTGTTGGCCTGCTAACTGGCGATGTTCCTCAGAAGAAACGTGAAAAGATTCTTGAGCAATTCACTAAAGGTGATGTTGACCTACTTGTGGCAACCGACGTTGCGGCACGTGGCCTACACATTCCTCAAGTAACACACGTATTCAACTTCGACTTACCAGACGATTGTGAAGATTACGTTCACCGTATCGGCCGTACAGGTCGTGCTGGCGCAAGTGGTCACTCGATCAGCTTTGCTTGTGAAGATTACGCAATCAACTTGCCGCCTATCGAAGAATACATTGAGCACGCTATCCCTGTGTCTGACTACGACTCTTCTGCACTACTAGAAGATCTACCAGCACCATTGCGCTTACGCACACGTAACCCGCAACAGCGTCGTTCAAACAACAATGGCCCACGCAACGGTAACCGTAAACCAAACCAGAACCGTCGCCCACGCCAACCGCGTCATAACAAGGAAGCTTAG